A portion of the Deltaproteobacteria bacterium genome contains these proteins:
- a CDS encoding zinc-binding dehydrogenase, with protein sequence MKALSFKEHGGPEVLTYTDVPDPQPPGPGEVLVQVKATSLNHLDIWVQKGWPHLELAMPHWGGADVSGVIADLGEGVRDWEIGRRVVVDPGISTREDEFTRSGEDSVSPGYRVLGENVRGAHAEYVTIPAKNLVAMPAHLDFPSAAAPLLVTLAAWRMLITRARLRAGETILIVGAGGGVNSMAIQIAKLAGAKVYVVAGGAHKAALAEELGADLILDRNKVDWGREIFRITEHRGVDVVVDNVGAATLETSIHAVVRGGRIVIIGNTRGPQTQIDIRYIFGKQISLVGSTMGSHQDFFKVTELLWSGKLRPVIDRVMPLREGVEACTLMERGKLFGKVVLEP encoded by the coding sequence ATGAAGGCGCTTAGTTTTAAGGAACACGGCGGCCCAGAGGTATTGACATACACCGACGTTCCCGATCCCCAGCCCCCGGGTCCGGGTGAAGTCCTCGTTCAAGTGAAAGCGACGAGCCTCAACCATCTGGATATCTGGGTGCAGAAGGGTTGGCCCCACCTGGAACTGGCCATGCCGCATTGGGGAGGGGCTGATGTATCGGGCGTCATCGCGGACCTGGGTGAGGGGGTCCGGGATTGGGAAATCGGCCGTAGGGTCGTGGTGGATCCGGGCATCAGTACGCGTGAGGACGAATTCACACGTAGCGGAGAAGACAGTGTGAGTCCAGGCTATCGAGTATTGGGAGAAAACGTACGTGGCGCCCATGCCGAATATGTAACCATTCCCGCGAAGAACCTGGTGGCTATGCCGGCTCACCTCGATTTTCCGTCCGCTGCGGCACCTCTGTTGGTGACCCTCGCTGCCTGGCGTATGCTCATCACCAGGGCCCGACTCCGTGCAGGAGAGACCATACTGATCGTGGGAGCGGGTGGCGGCGTGAACAGCATGGCCATTCAAATCGCAAAACTGGCCGGCGCCAAGGTGTACGTGGTGGCCGGCGGAGCCCATAAAGCCGCATTGGCCGAGGAGTTGGGGGCCGATCTTATTCTGGATCGAAACAAGGTCGACTGGGGTCGCGAAATCTTCCGGATCACCGAACATCGCGGAGTGGACGTGGTGGTGGACAATGTGGGAGCGGCCACCCTCGAGACCAGCATTCATGCGGTGGTTCGGGGCGGCCGCATCGTGATCATCGGAAATACCAGAGGACCTCAAACCCAGATCGACATCCGATATATTTTTGGGAAGCAGATTTCCCTGGTGGGAAGCACGATGGGCTCTCATCAGGATTTCTTTAAGGTAACGGAACTCCTGTGGTCCGGAAAACTCCGGCCGGTAATCGATCGTGTGATGCCTCTGAGAGAAGGCGTCGAGGCTTGCACATTAATGGAACGAGGGAAATTATTTGGAAAAGTCGTGCTCGAGCCCTGA
- a CDS encoding acyl-CoA dehydrogenase family protein → MSNQSILFPIPEEVIERNTRFNSFLDTHLISNLPGWYQDGAIPRTFFETLGREGWLGFDRLTGRWIQKPTLELAVLIETLARTAPGVAVAMLAQTSLGMQALWMFGSEDHKQRYWEKAARGETLLCLGNTELDAGSDVASIRTRAERRAGQGWRLFGGKAYVTNGSISDLTILTAVSDPTAERSRRISMYLVDLTSEGVIRKKLNKRVWIPSDLTRVQLNDVVVPEENLMGTQGKGLQQVLSVFTQSRLPISALTTGTAVGAFELGLEHMRKRKLFGKPISEFQAKTFEMADLYSRLEAARLMVWNACRTKDAGRPIRIHSSMAKYLAVQIAREVSSWAADLFGAASVVFEHPIHKFPMDAWASSLGEGTQDIQKLIIAREVLNRASGMVQNEE, encoded by the coding sequence ATGTCGAACCAATCCATCCTGTTTCCGATCCCCGAAGAAGTGATCGAACGAAACACACGTTTCAACTCGTTCCTTGACACGCACCTGATTTCGAACCTGCCGGGGTGGTACCAGGACGGGGCCATCCCGAGGACGTTTTTCGAAACATTGGGTAGGGAAGGCTGGCTGGGTTTTGATCGGTTGACGGGGCGATGGATTCAGAAACCCACGTTGGAACTGGCTGTGCTTATCGAGACTCTCGCCAGGACTGCACCCGGCGTCGCAGTGGCGATGCTCGCTCAAACGTCTCTGGGAATGCAGGCCTTGTGGATGTTCGGATCGGAAGACCACAAACAGCGCTATTGGGAGAAGGCAGCGCGCGGCGAGACGCTTCTGTGCCTCGGAAACACCGAACTGGACGCGGGGAGTGACGTGGCTTCCATAAGGACCCGTGCGGAAAGACGGGCAGGGCAGGGATGGCGGCTTTTCGGCGGCAAAGCTTACGTCACGAACGGTTCGATAAGCGATCTTACGATATTGACGGCGGTATCGGATCCCACGGCCGAAAGAAGTCGGCGCATCTCCATGTACCTGGTGGATCTGACGTCAGAAGGAGTTATCCGAAAGAAGCTGAACAAGCGCGTCTGGATCCCTTCCGATCTGACTCGTGTTCAGCTCAACGATGTGGTTGTTCCGGAAGAAAACCTGATGGGAACGCAGGGGAAAGGGCTGCAGCAGGTGTTGTCGGTTTTCACCCAAAGCCGATTGCCCATCAGCGCCCTCACCACGGGAACGGCGGTTGGCGCTTTCGAACTGGGGCTGGAACATATGCGGAAACGCAAGCTGTTCGGAAAGCCGATCAGCGAGTTTCAGGCAAAGACCTTCGAGATGGCCGACCTGTACTCGCGTCTGGAAGCGGCCCGTCTCATGGTCTGGAACGCTTGTCGGACCAAAGACGCCGGCCGGCCGATCCGAATCCATTCTTCGATGGCCAAATACCTGGCGGTTCAGATAGCCCGGGAAGTAAGCTCCTGGGCTGCGGATCTCTTCGGAGCGGCCTCCGTTGTGTTCGAGCATCCCATCCACAAGTTTCCAATGGATGCCTGGGCTTCTTCCCTGGGAGAAGGCACCCAGGACATCCAGAAACTGATCATCGCACGGGAAGTCTTGAACCGGGCGAGCGGCATGGTTCAAAACGAGGAATGA